A part of Verrucomicrobiia bacterium genomic DNA contains:
- a CDS encoding PhoH family protein encodes MPVETLHFENARVAQQLYNNDTRNLAAIEEQLGVKTTCRDGWITLDGEAAAVEQAKHLFLQLEGSLKAGTPIRQREFNHALQIVKHEGVTTLKDLMSDRIQTHEKKASVTAKTVGQKRYVEAIRKHDVTFGIGPAGTGKTYLAVAMALAALREGKVGRIILTRPAVEAGEALGFLPGDLYEKIMPYLRPLHDSLHDMMPAEEIQKNTERGVIEIAPLAYMRGRTLNNAFIILDEAQNSTAEQMFMFLTRLGMSSKAVITGDETQIDLPGNKHSGLIEAHRALRNIDGIAICEFTKRDVVRHPLVQRIISAYEEHRGKKREG; translated from the coding sequence ATGCCCGTCGAAACGCTTCACTTTGAAAACGCCCGCGTGGCGCAGCAGCTTTACAACAACGACACCCGCAATCTGGCGGCCATCGAGGAGCAGCTCGGGGTCAAAACCACCTGCCGCGACGGCTGGATCACCCTCGATGGCGAGGCCGCGGCCGTCGAGCAGGCCAAACATTTGTTCCTGCAGCTGGAGGGCTCGCTCAAGGCCGGCACGCCCATTCGCCAGCGCGAGTTCAATCATGCCCTGCAAATCGTCAAACACGAGGGCGTGACGACGCTCAAGGACCTGATGAGCGACCGCATTCAGACGCATGAAAAGAAGGCGAGCGTCACCGCGAAGACCGTTGGCCAGAAACGATACGTGGAGGCCATTCGCAAGCATGACGTCACGTTTGGCATCGGCCCGGCCGGCACCGGCAAGACTTATCTCGCGGTGGCCATGGCGCTGGCCGCGCTGCGGGAGGGCAAGGTCGGTCGCATCATTCTCACCCGCCCCGCGGTCGAGGCCGGCGAGGCGCTGGGTTTCCTGCCGGGCGATCTTTACGAAAAAATCATGCCGTATCTGCGGCCGCTGCACGACTCGCTCCACGACATGATGCCCGCCGAGGAAATCCAGAAAAACACCGAGCGCGGCGTCATTGAAATCGCCCCGCTGGCTTACATGCGCGGCCGCACCCTGAACAACGCGTTCATCATTCTCGACGAGGCGCAGAACTCCACGGCCGAACAGATGTTCATGTTCCTCACCCGGCTGGGCATGAGTTCCAAGGCCGTAATCACCGGCGACGAAACCCAGATCGACCTGCCCGGGAACAAACACTCCGGCTTGATCGAAGCCCATCGCGCGCTGCGCAACATCGACGGCATCGCCATCTGCGAATTCACCAAGCGCGATGTCGTCCGCCACCCGCTCGTCCAGCGCATCATCAGCGCCTACGAGGAGCACCGCGGCAAGAAGCGGGAGGGATGA
- a CDS encoding response regulator, translating to MDSPLRRILLVEDDVEMPEVLGALLEPDGILLSAAQTVESAWARINQESFELVLLDLGLPGANGFDLLRRLKQTPETQAIPVVVITAWNGTADKLRGFELGAVDYLTKPFESSELRARLRSVLRNKQLQDELTRTNRELTSARLAAEAAGRAKAEFLANMSHEIRTPMNGVIAMASLLLETPLSHEQRGYVETIHASSESLLTIINDILDFSKIESGRFELEAIPFNLRACVEDAADLLAAKAAEKQLELACDIEAEIPAELIGDATRFRQVLVNLIGNAVKFTNTGEVVVTVEATAAPENSNDPDATWLIHTAVRDTGIGIAPDRMARMFKSFSQADASTTRQFGGTGLGLAISKRLVELMGGKMWVESIPNRGSTFHFSIPLRSAAKAGAVSLDPPPPELAQLRLLIVEDNATTGRILSRLATHWGMKPRLAASVETALDWLRAGEQFDVVLADQQLSGPDGPGLVTAIRRLPGRAKLPVLLLTTVGARLEASPVNGQPALASALTKPVRAAQLQERLAQLVSGAKLATPQTRTPSAGKLDPNLATRLPLRILVCDDNAINQKVAQRVLQQMGYQSAVANHGKEALDALDRERFDLVFMDLQMPEMNGLEATATIRERQAKTSRFPNYTPPVIIVAMTASAMVGDRDKCLASGMDDYVAKPVRPEDLRTVIERWGAKIQEMRGPHLDNTRSNNRNESELMPDQPNPEPVVDAERLMEFSDGTPESLRELITLYLDQTAKQLEQLRAAVAAADAPEVRRIAHSSAGANATCGFGRLARVLRELEHLGAAGTLATTPALCDQCDHEFALVREQLKNILATPAQLAPQS from the coding sequence ATGGATTCACCGCTCCGTCGCATATTGCTCGTTGAGGATGATGTCGAAATGCCCGAAGTGCTCGGCGCGTTGCTGGAGCCCGACGGCATTTTGTTGTCCGCCGCCCAGACCGTGGAAAGCGCCTGGGCACGCATCAACCAGGAATCCTTCGAGCTGGTGCTGCTGGATTTGGGGCTGCCGGGGGCCAACGGCTTTGACCTGCTGCGCCGGCTCAAGCAGACGCCCGAGACCCAGGCCATCCCGGTGGTGGTCATCACCGCCTGGAACGGCACGGCCGACAAGCTGCGCGGTTTCGAACTCGGCGCCGTCGATTACCTGACCAAACCATTTGAATCCTCTGAACTGCGTGCCCGGCTCCGCAGCGTGCTGCGCAACAAGCAGCTTCAGGACGAACTGACCCGCACCAACCGTGAACTGACGTCCGCCCGGCTGGCCGCCGAGGCCGCGGGCCGCGCCAAGGCCGAATTCCTGGCCAACATGAGCCATGAAATCCGCACCCCGATGAACGGGGTCATCGCCATGGCGAGCCTGCTGCTGGAAACGCCCCTCAGCCACGAACAGCGCGGTTACGTCGAAACCATCCACGCGAGCAGCGAATCCCTGCTGACCATCATCAACGACATCCTGGACTTTTCCAAAATCGAATCGGGCAGGTTCGAGCTGGAGGCCATCCCCTTCAATCTCCGCGCGTGCGTCGAGGACGCGGCCGATCTGCTGGCCGCCAAGGCCGCGGAAAAACAGCTCGAGCTGGCCTGCGACATCGAGGCGGAAATCCCGGCGGAATTGATCGGCGACGCCACCCGGTTTCGCCAGGTTCTGGTCAATCTCATCGGCAATGCCGTGAAGTTCACCAACACCGGCGAAGTGGTGGTCACCGTCGAGGCCACCGCCGCCCCGGAAAACAGCAACGATCCCGACGCGACCTGGCTCATCCACACGGCGGTGCGCGACACGGGCATTGGCATTGCGCCTGACCGGATGGCGCGCATGTTCAAGTCGTTCAGCCAGGCGGACGCTTCGACGACGCGCCAGTTCGGCGGCACCGGACTGGGGCTGGCCATCAGCAAGCGGCTGGTGGAATTGATGGGCGGCAAGATGTGGGTGGAGAGCATTCCCAACCGCGGCTCGACCTTTCACTTCAGCATTCCCTTGCGGTCCGCGGCCAAGGCGGGCGCCGTCAGCTTGGATCCGCCGCCCCCCGAACTGGCCCAGCTGCGCCTGCTCATCGTCGAGGACAACGCGACCACCGGCCGGATTCTCTCGCGGCTGGCAACGCACTGGGGCATGAAGCCACGCCTCGCCGCCTCCGTTGAAACCGCGCTGGACTGGCTGCGCGCCGGCGAACAGTTTGACGTCGTGCTGGCGGATCAACAGTTGTCCGGGCCAGATGGCCCCGGGCTGGTGACAGCAATCCGCCGGCTGCCGGGACGGGCCAAGCTGCCCGTCCTCCTGCTGACCACCGTGGGCGCGCGCCTGGAGGCCTCCCCCGTCAACGGCCAGCCGGCCCTGGCAAGCGCGCTCACCAAACCCGTCCGCGCGGCCCAATTGCAGGAACGATTGGCGCAACTCGTGTCGGGCGCCAAACTGGCCACTCCGCAAACCCGGACGCCGTCGGCCGGAAAGCTCGATCCCAACCTCGCCACGCGCCTCCCGTTGCGCATCCTGGTCTGCGACGACAACGCCATCAACCAGAAGGTCGCCCAGCGGGTGCTCCAGCAAATGGGTTACCAATCCGCGGTGGCCAACCACGGCAAGGAAGCGCTGGACGCGCTCGACCGCGAACGATTTGACCTGGTGTTCATGGACTTGCAAATGCCGGAGATGAATGGCCTGGAAGCCACGGCCACCATTCGCGAACGGCAGGCGAAAACTTCGCGATTCCCAAATTACACCCCCCCGGTAATAATCGTGGCCATGACGGCGAGCGCCATGGTCGGCGACCGCGACAAATGTCTCGCCTCGGGAATGGATGATTATGTCGCCAAACCCGTCCGCCCGGAAGACCTCCGGACCGTCATCGAGCGATGGGGCGCGAAAATTCAGGAAATGCGCGGACCCCATTTGGACAACACCAGAAGCAACAACCGGAACGAATCAGAGCTGATGCCAGACCAACCGAACCCAGAACCCGTGGTGGACGCCGAACGGCTGATGGAGTTTTCCGACGGCACGCCCGAAAGCCTGCGCGAGTTGATCACCCTCTACCTCGACCAGACGGCCAAACAACTGGAGCAATTGCGCGCGGCCGTCGCCGCCGCCGATGCCCCGGAAGTCCGGCGCATTGCCCACAGTTCCGCCGGCGCCAACGCCACCTGCGGCTTTGGCCGGCTGGCCCGGGTGCTGCGCGAACTGGAACACCTGGGCGCCGCCGGAACGCTCGCCACCACCCCCGCCCTCTGTGATCAATGCGATCACGAATTCGCCCTGGTGCGCGAACAACTGAAGAACATTCTCGCCACGCCCGCGCAACTTGCTCCCCAATCATGA
- the ybeY gene encoding rRNA maturation RNase YbeY produces MELINRQRTTRLNVRRLTPIAEAALAELGVAGWDLTFYFVGARKMAALNQIHLGHEGSTDVITFDYGERPPRKTPRLLQGEIFICLEVAMVQAREFRTTWPAETVRYLVHALLHLCGYDDLQPAARREMKRLENRLVGRLARQFDLAALAQ; encoded by the coding sequence TTGGAGTTGATCAACCGCCAGCGGACCACGCGCCTCAACGTTCGCCGGCTCACGCCGATTGCCGAAGCCGCGCTGGCCGAACTTGGCGTGGCGGGCTGGGATCTGACCTTCTACTTCGTCGGTGCGCGGAAGATGGCCGCGCTCAACCAAATTCATCTCGGGCACGAGGGCTCGACGGACGTGATCACGTTCGACTACGGCGAGCGGCCGCCGCGCAAAACGCCGCGCCTCCTGCAGGGCGAAATCTTCATTTGCCTCGAGGTGGCGATGGTGCAGGCCCGCGAGTTCCGCACCACCTGGCCGGCGGAAACCGTCCGCTACCTCGTTCACGCCCTGCTCCACCTCTGTGGTTACGACGACTTGCAACCGGCGGCGCGCCGGGAGATGAAACGCCTGGAAAACCGGCTGGTCGGCCGGCTGGCGCGGCAGTTCGACTTGGCCGCACTCGCCCAATAA
- a CDS encoding HIT domain-containing protein: MDSLQAPWRIDYILAPKPVLDESLFTRIAQSSDDEANYVIARERTCYALLNRYPYNGGHLMVVPYKQTAELAGLTEQELTDLMLLTRRCQAALKEVMRPEGFNIGINLGKCAGAGIVEHLHIHIVPRWNGDTNFMPVIAGVGVLPQALAEIAAKLRAALAGEKAPGVA; encoded by the coding sequence ATGGACTCACTGCAAGCGCCGTGGCGCATTGATTACATCCTCGCCCCCAAACCGGTTCTCGACGAGAGCCTGTTCACGCGCATTGCCCAATCCAGCGACGACGAGGCCAACTACGTGATCGCGCGGGAGCGGACCTGCTACGCCCTGCTCAACCGCTATCCCTACAACGGCGGCCACCTGATGGTGGTGCCCTACAAACAAACGGCCGAGCTGGCCGGCCTGACGGAGCAGGAACTCACGGACCTGATGCTGCTGACGCGCCGCTGCCAGGCCGCGCTGAAAGAGGTGATGCGGCCCGAAGGCTTCAACATCGGCATCAACCTCGGCAAATGCGCCGGCGCCGGCATCGTGGAGCATCTGCACATCCACATCGTCCCGCGCTGGAACGGCGACACCAACTTCATGCCCGTGATCGCCGGCGTCGGCGTCTTGCCCCAGGCGCTGGCCGAGATCGCCGCGAAACTGCGCGCGGCCCTGGCCGGGGAAAAAGCGCCGGGCGTCGCGTGA
- a CDS encoding DUF502 domain-containing protein — MEQKSLLARVRTNFLTGLAVLLPAFITIAIVKWLFGTITTVTDLLLFFLPKDWTHANDGLGEMFWYYSFAAFALAVLLVAFVGSLTRYYIGKKLIAWFDAAMLRVPLLNKIYGTIKQVNEAFSTGTKTAFKTVVLVEFPRSGIYSLGFITSENHDEIQRKTREDVVCVFIPTTPNPTSGWLVFVPRQQVTKLNMSVADGIKYIISVGSVTPEFIGQPVPPPMDPNVPPVVTPPPPISPGP, encoded by the coding sequence ATGGAACAAAAGAGCCTGCTCGCCCGCGTCCGGACCAACTTCCTGACCGGCCTGGCGGTGTTGCTCCCGGCGTTCATCACCATCGCCATCGTCAAGTGGCTCTTCGGCACCATCACCACCGTCACCGACCTGCTCCTGTTTTTCCTGCCCAAGGACTGGACCCACGCCAACGACGGTCTCGGCGAGATGTTCTGGTATTACAGCTTTGCGGCGTTTGCGCTGGCCGTCCTGCTCGTGGCCTTCGTCGGCTCGCTCACGCGTTATTACATCGGCAAAAAGCTCATTGCGTGGTTCGACGCCGCAATGCTGCGCGTGCCGCTGCTCAACAAAATTTACGGCACCATCAAGCAGGTGAACGAAGCCTTCAGCACCGGCACGAAAACCGCCTTCAAAACCGTCGTGCTCGTCGAGTTCCCGCGCTCCGGCATCTACTCGCTGGGCTTCATCACCAGCGAAAACCACGATGAAATCCAGCGCAAGACCCGCGAGGACGTGGTCTGCGTGTTCATCCCCACGACGCCCAACCCAACTTCGGGCTGGTTGGTCTTCGTCCCGCGCCAGCAGGTCACGAAACTCAACATGTCCGTCGCGGACGGCATTAAATACATCATCAGCGTCGGCTCCGTGACGCCGGAATTCATCGGGCAGCCGGTGCCACCACCCATGGATCCCAATGTCCCGCCGGTTGTGACCCCGCCGCCGCCAATCAGCCCGGGGCCTTAA
- the rseP gene encoding RIP metalloprotease RseP — MSGLKVFFIILEVLLLFNALIFVHELGHFLAAKWRGLKIDRFAIWFGKPIWKTKAGGVEYALGWIPAGGYVALPQMATMEAIEGKGEQTTAALPPISPLDKIIVAFAGPLFSLLLAVGFAVIVWGVGRPVSSSESNTTVGWADPAGPAYQAGIRPGDKIIEVDGHPVEHFAGVTQDSITWRIISSEGTNIPVKYVRAGKEFTAYPEPFIGTNKWYERKALRKILIAPTQDMVVDEVASNSPAALGGLRHGDEIVGLNGERVYCYIPILDAEEACTNAAAAPLRLTVQREGKTLDLELRPVRPVQPKDAAPSLGILSLATKDDVQIIHPNPWEQVKDSVMQIVSTVRTVTSRKSDVGLQQLGGPVMIIRVYKNLFEDEQGWRKVLWFSVVLNVNLALLNMLPLPVLDGGHIVLALVEAIRRRAVSPRLLTFIQNGFAILLIGFMIYIAFFDTGDWVRSARQSRPESPVFAPVK; from the coding sequence ATGTCTGGTTTGAAAGTGTTTTTTATTATTCTGGAAGTGCTGCTGCTCTTCAATGCGCTGATTTTTGTCCATGAATTGGGGCACTTCCTTGCGGCCAAATGGCGGGGGCTGAAAATTGACCGCTTCGCCATCTGGTTCGGCAAACCAATATGGAAAACGAAGGCCGGGGGTGTCGAATACGCGCTCGGTTGGATTCCGGCCGGCGGTTACGTTGCGTTGCCGCAAATGGCCACGATGGAAGCCATCGAAGGCAAGGGGGAGCAGACCACGGCGGCGCTGCCGCCGATTTCGCCGCTGGACAAAATCATCGTGGCCTTTGCAGGTCCATTGTTCAGCCTTCTCCTGGCCGTTGGGTTCGCCGTCATTGTTTGGGGGGTGGGCCGGCCGGTCTCGTCTTCCGAGAGCAACACCACCGTAGGCTGGGCCGATCCCGCCGGGCCGGCCTATCAGGCCGGCATTCGCCCGGGCGACAAAATTATCGAGGTCGATGGCCATCCGGTCGAACATTTTGCGGGCGTGACGCAGGACAGCATCACCTGGCGCATCATTTCCAGCGAGGGCACGAACATCCCGGTCAAGTATGTGCGCGCCGGCAAGGAATTCACGGCTTACCCGGAGCCTTTCATCGGCACGAACAAATGGTATGAGCGCAAGGCGCTGCGCAAAATTCTCATTGCGCCCACTCAGGACATGGTGGTTGACGAGGTCGCGAGCAACAGCCCTGCGGCCCTGGGCGGTTTGCGGCACGGTGATGAAATCGTCGGCCTCAACGGTGAACGGGTTTACTGCTACATCCCCATTCTCGACGCGGAAGAAGCCTGCACCAACGCCGCTGCGGCGCCGCTGCGGCTGACCGTGCAGCGGGAGGGAAAAACGTTGGATTTGGAGTTGCGCCCCGTGCGGCCCGTGCAGCCGAAGGATGCCGCGCCCTCCCTTGGCATCCTGTCACTCGCAACCAAGGATGACGTGCAGATCATCCACCCCAATCCATGGGAGCAGGTGAAGGACAGCGTCATGCAAATCGTCAGCACCGTTCGCACCGTCACGTCGCGCAAGTCCGACGTCGGCCTGCAACAGTTGGGCGGCCCCGTGATGATCATTCGCGTTTACAAAAACCTGTTTGAGGACGAGCAGGGATGGCGCAAGGTGCTTTGGTTCAGTGTGGTGTTGAACGTGAATCTGGCACTGCTCAACATGCTGCCGCTGCCCGTGCTGGATGGTGGCCACATTGTGCTGGCCCTGGTGGAAGCCATCCGGCGACGCGCGGTCAGTCCCAGGTTGCTGACCTTCATTCAAAACGGGTTTGCGATTCTGCTGATCGGCTTCATGATTTACATCGCATTCTTCGACACCGGCGACTGGGTGCGCAGCGCCCGTCAAAGCCGTCCCGAGTCGCCCGTCTTCGCGCCGGTCAAGTAG
- a CDS encoding response regulator has translation MNPESQKKVLIIEDDQIVANIYRNKLSVEGFTVEVALDGESGIATLRTFQPDAILLDLMLPKVTGLELMKQLRAEADFAQTPIIVFSNTYLTNMVQEAWKAGATKCLSKANCTPKHVIEVLRTALGITGSGATTIRPATATASSPASKPTTATAAVIVPGRPPERIAQSAESDAEFQAQLRRDFIQSLPNTLIALRAQMQGLIKADSEMARLKQVQELYQRVHALTGSAGVAGMMLIAQMADATEALLKELYEKPKNINASTLRTVAGAVDFLGVLFERGTLPDRQEVPPVNILVVDDEAISRRAITYALEKAKLKSVSVEDPLVAFQMITENRFDLIFLDVDMPNMSGFELCSKLRALPAHKNTPVIFVTSLTDFESRANSTISGGNDFIAKPFLFIELAVKALVHVFRGRVLAAK, from the coding sequence ATGAATCCCGAGTCGCAAAAGAAGGTTTTGATCATCGAGGACGACCAGATCGTCGCCAACATCTACCGCAACAAGCTCAGCGTGGAGGGCTTCACGGTGGAGGTGGCGCTAGACGGCGAATCCGGCATCGCCACGCTGCGCACGTTCCAGCCCGACGCCATTTTGCTGGACCTGATGCTGCCCAAGGTGACCGGCCTCGAACTGATGAAACAGTTGCGGGCCGAGGCGGACTTCGCACAGACCCCCATCATCGTCTTCTCGAACACCTACCTCACGAACATGGTGCAGGAAGCCTGGAAAGCCGGCGCCACCAAATGCCTGTCCAAGGCGAATTGCACCCCGAAACACGTGATTGAAGTGCTGCGCACCGCCCTGGGCATCACCGGCTCGGGCGCCACCACCATCCGGCCCGCCACCGCCACCGCCTCCAGCCCGGCCTCGAAACCCACCACGGCGACCGCCGCGGTCATCGTGCCCGGACGCCCGCCGGAACGCATCGCCCAAAGCGCGGAAAGCGACGCGGAATTTCAGGCCCAGTTGCGCCGGGATTTCATCCAGAGCCTGCCCAACACCCTGATTGCGCTCCGCGCCCAGATGCAGGGCCTGATCAAGGCCGACAGCGAAATGGCCCGCCTCAAACAGGTGCAGGAGCTTTACCAGCGCGTGCACGCCCTGACCGGCAGCGCCGGCGTGGCCGGCATGATGCTCATCGCGCAGATGGCCGACGCCACCGAAGCGCTGTTGAAGGAGCTTTACGAGAAGCCGAAGAACATCAACGCCTCGACCTTGCGGACCGTGGCAGGAGCGGTGGACTTTCTGGGCGTCCTGTTCGAGCGCGGCACGCTGCCCGACCGGCAGGAGGTTCCGCCGGTGAACATTCTGGTCGTGGACGACGAGGCCATTTCGCGCCGCGCCATCACCTACGCCCTCGAAAAAGCCAAGCTGAAATCCGTCAGCGTCGAAGATCCGCTGGTGGCGTTTCAAATGATCACGGAAAACCGGTTTGACCTGATCTTCCTCGACGTGGACATGCCGAACATGAGCGGGTTCGAGCTGTGCAGCAAGCTGCGCGCGTTGCCGGCCCACAAGAACACTCCGGTCATTTTCGTGACCAGCCTCACGGACTTCGAGAGCCGCGCCAACTCGACCATCAGTGGCGGCAATGACTTCATCGCCAAGCCGTTTCTGTTCATCGAACTGGCCGTCAAGGCCCTGGTCCATGTGTTTCGCGGCCGGGTGCTCGCGGCCAAATAG
- the recO gene encoding DNA repair protein RecO: MPSPVSSSSARFESTTGIILRTRPLTETSLIVHWLTPERGRVATVAKGARRPKSTFHGKLDLFYHCDFSFSRSARSELHTLREVVVRDTHEKLRHELGWLQQAAYAAALIEQTTETDTPLPEVYALFAGMLGFLPGQPARPRAVFAFELKLLRELGLEPDVADTKLTAATRELIHALTNEDWSQLNALHATAVPVRELQQFLHGFLIYHLGKLPKGRHPAITG; encoded by the coding sequence ATGCCCTCCCCGGTTTCATCCTCCAGCGCGCGTTTTGAATCCACGACTGGAATCATTCTCCGCACGCGGCCGCTGACCGAAACCAGTCTCATCGTCCACTGGCTCACACCCGAACGGGGCCGCGTGGCCACCGTCGCCAAAGGGGCGCGCCGGCCCAAATCAACCTTCCACGGCAAGCTCGATTTGTTCTACCACTGCGACTTCAGCTTCAGCCGCAGCGCCCGCTCGGAACTGCACACCCTGCGCGAAGTGGTCGTGCGCGACACCCACGAAAAACTCCGGCACGAACTCGGCTGGCTGCAGCAGGCCGCGTATGCCGCCGCGCTCATCGAGCAAACGACGGAAACGGACACGCCGCTGCCGGAGGTTTATGCACTTTTCGCCGGGATGCTTGGTTTCCTGCCCGGGCAACCGGCCCGGCCGCGCGCGGTGTTCGCCTTCGAGTTGAAGCTGCTGCGTGAACTGGGCCTGGAGCCCGATGTGGCGGACACGAAACTGACCGCCGCCACGCGCGAATTGATCCACGCACTGACGAACGAGGACTGGTCGCAATTAAATGCCCTGCACGCAACTGCCGTCCCAGTGCGCGAACTGCAACAGTTCCTGCACGGATTCCTGATCTATCACCTGGGCAAGTTGCCGAAAGGGCGGCACCCCGCCATCACCGGCTGA
- the ispG gene encoding (E)-4-hydroxy-3-methylbut-2-enyl-diphosphate synthase has protein sequence MKYCESPWLFQRRHTREVVVGDPARGGVIMGGDHPVVVQSMITCDTMDTAACVQQTLDLVKVGCQIVRITAPTVKDAANLQHIVAELRRRDCRVPIVADIHFKPEAAMEAANWVEVVRVNPGNYADSKKFAVKEYTDAAYAAELARIEEKFTPLVLKLKQLGRALRIGTNHGSLSDRIMNRYGDTPLGMVESALEFARIARQHDFHNFKFSMKSSNPKVMIECYRLLVARLAQEGPDWNYPIHLGVTEAGEGEDGRIKSAIGIGSLLCDGLGDTIRVSLTEDSPHEIPVCRDLLAQVPVLTNASFRIPNATPPFDPFHFERRVTPEIELADGVKCGGEQLIRVVVTRATWDKVAPKIRPQDDVKPEAVYEDLNLLEIDPTQPLASEQINCDTQLVTVKDGTPLPPITAFRLLVAKLKELGRNNPILLKDCLRFEPVPLAPNIALLRASVNIGSLLADGIGDAILVRGEAGGGQSLRLAFNILQAAGCRSFKTDYVACPSCGRTLFNLQTVTARIKARTDHLKGVKIAIMGCIVNGPGEMADADFGYVGGAPGKINLYVGKTPIKFNIPETEAVDRLVDLIREHGKWVEPEVKDAALPH, from the coding sequence ATGAAATACTGCGAATCCCCCTGGCTTTTCCAACGCCGCCACACCCGCGAAGTCGTCGTCGGCGACCCCGCCCGCGGCGGCGTGATCATGGGCGGCGATCATCCCGTTGTGGTGCAGTCCATGATCACCTGCGACACGATGGACACCGCCGCCTGCGTGCAGCAGACGCTCGACCTGGTGAAGGTCGGCTGCCAGATCGTGCGCATCACGGCCCCGACCGTGAAGGACGCCGCGAATTTGCAGCACATCGTCGCCGAACTGCGCCGGCGCGATTGCCGGGTGCCCATCGTGGCCGACATCCATTTCAAGCCGGAAGCGGCGATGGAAGCCGCCAACTGGGTCGAAGTCGTCCGCGTCAATCCCGGCAACTACGCCGACTCCAAAAAATTTGCCGTCAAGGAATACACCGACGCGGCCTACGCCGCCGAACTGGCGCGCATCGAGGAGAAGTTCACCCCGCTCGTGCTCAAGTTGAAGCAGCTTGGCCGCGCGCTCCGCATCGGCACGAATCACGGCTCGCTCTCGGACCGCATCATGAACCGCTACGGCGACACGCCGCTCGGCATGGTGGAAAGCGCCCTGGAATTCGCCCGCATCGCGCGCCAGCACGACTTCCACAACTTCAAGTTCTCGATGAAGTCAAGCAACCCCAAGGTGATGATCGAGTGCTACCGCCTGCTCGTCGCCCGGCTGGCGCAGGAAGGGCCGGACTGGAATTATCCCATTCACCTCGGCGTGACCGAGGCCGGCGAAGGCGAGGACGGCCGCATCAAAAGCGCCATCGGCATCGGATCATTGCTGTGCGACGGTCTCGGCGACACCATCCGCGTTTCGCTCACGGAAGATTCGCCACACGAAATTCCCGTGTGCCGCGATTTGCTGGCGCAGGTGCCGGTGCTGACCAATGCTTCATTCCGCATTCCCAATGCCACACCGCCCTTTGATCCGTTCCACTTCGAGCGACGCGTGACGCCCGAGATTGAACTGGCCGACGGCGTCAAGTGCGGCGGCGAACAGTTGATCCGCGTCGTGGTCACCCGCGCCACGTGGGACAAGGTTGCGCCCAAAATCCGCCCGCAGGACGACGTGAAGCCGGAGGCGGTTTATGAGGATTTGAACCTCCTCGAAATCGACCCCACGCAGCCCCTCGCCAGCGAACAGATCAACTGCGACACGCAGCTCGTGACGGTCAAGGACGGCACGCCGCTGCCGCCGATCACGGCGTTCCGATTGCTGGTGGCGAAGCTGAAGGAGCTGGGCCGCAATAATCCCATCCTGCTCAAGGATTGCCTGCGCTTCGAGCCGGTGCCGCTCGCGCCGAACATCGCCTTGCTCCGCGCTTCGGTGAACATCGGTTCGCTGCTCGCGGACGGCATTGGTGACGCGATTCTCGTGCGGGGCGAAGCGGGCGGTGGACAATCGCTGCGGCTGGCCTTCAACATTTTGCAGGCGGCCGGCTGCCGGTCGTTCAAGACCGATTACGTCGCGTGCCCGAGCTGCGGGCGGACGCTGTTCAACCTCCAGACCGTGACGGCGCGGATCAAGGCGCGCACCGATCATCTCAAGGGCGTGAAGATTGCCATCATGGGCTGCATCGTGAATGGCCCGGGCGAAATGGCCGATGCGGACTTCGGCTACGTGGGCGGGGCGCCCGGCAAGATCAACCTCTACGTCGGCAAGACGCCCATCAAATTCAACATCCCCGAAACCGAGGCGGTGGACCGGCTCGTGGACCTGATCCGCGAACATGGCAAGTGGGTGGAGCCGGAGGTGAAGGACGCCGCGCTGCCGCACTGA